In Bythopirellula goksoeyrii, a single window of DNA contains:
- a CDS encoding MFS transporter: MMFFQHLTLGLWGVTVGTYLAANTGSQGTGIFSSGFVGFSTAAGALGSIVAPVLIGFVSDRYVSAQYLLTAANLTCAISVWGMYQTQSELVFFCLLLAYYHGFIPAVTLTNKIGLRHLKRRDAEYPIVRSCGTLGWIMAGLFVGLAWPMITGESIESSRTPLLLGACAHVLMALLALTLPATPPERWGTKVVGIREAMFAKGSILGNRPLVVFLFFSILASLPSMAYNNFTNLFLNRSGFPSPAALMTVGQTSEMLFLLATPLLLARMRFKTLFALGIVAWTLRYSLLAIGSMFEISWPTYVAILLHGPCYTLIYIVGVMYVDKLGDPAHRGAAQGFHAFATTGMGHLLGALTVGMTQQVFLTPHGVEPPPYQWVPFWLIPAAMSLVTAILFMLTFSPIPATPQDEQ; encoded by the coding sequence ATGATGTTTTTTCAGCACCTTACCCTGGGATTGTGGGGGGTAACTGTTGGAACGTACTTGGCCGCGAATACCGGAAGTCAAGGCACAGGTATCTTCTCGTCTGGCTTCGTCGGCTTTAGTACCGCGGCGGGAGCCCTTGGCAGCATAGTGGCCCCGGTATTGATTGGCTTTGTCAGCGATCGTTATGTCTCGGCCCAGTATCTTTTGACTGCAGCCAACCTGACCTGTGCTATTTCTGTTTGGGGTATGTACCAGACACAGAGTGAACTGGTCTTCTTCTGCTTGCTGCTGGCGTACTACCACGGCTTTATTCCTGCCGTCACCTTGACGAATAAGATTGGACTACGGCATTTGAAGCGGCGCGATGCTGAGTATCCCATTGTGCGTAGCTGTGGGACTCTGGGTTGGATCATGGCTGGACTGTTCGTGGGTCTCGCGTGGCCGATGATCACGGGAGAATCAATCGAGTCCTCCCGCACGCCGCTACTACTCGGCGCGTGCGCTCACGTCTTGATGGCCTTATTGGCATTAACGCTTCCAGCTACGCCTCCCGAACGTTGGGGAACCAAGGTGGTCGGAATTCGGGAAGCGATGTTCGCCAAAGGGAGCATTTTGGGGAATCGCCCTCTGGTGGTGTTTCTCTTTTTCTCGATTCTGGCAAGTCTCCCCAGCATGGCTTACAACAACTTTACCAACCTGTTTCTCAACCGCAGTGGTTTCCCCAGCCCGGCTGCTCTGATGACCGTGGGACAAACATCGGAAATGTTGTTTCTGCTTGCAACACCTTTGCTGCTCGCGCGGATGCGATTCAAAACGCTATTCGCTCTAGGGATCGTCGCATGGACCCTTCGCTATAGTCTGCTGGCGATAGGTAGCATGTTTGAGATCTCATGGCCCACCTATGTAGCGATCTTACTCCACGGTCCTTGCTATACCTTGATTTACATCGTCGGAGTGATGTATGTCGACAAGCTGGGAGATCCCGCGCACCGGGGTGCTGCCCAGGGATTTCATGCCTTCGCCACCACGGGAATGGGCCATCTACTGGGAGCCTTAACCGTGGGCATGACCCAACAAGTCTTTCTCACTCCCCACGGGGTAGAACCGCCTCCCTACCAGTGGGTACCGTTCTGGCTCATCCCCGCGGCGATGAGCCTGGTGACAGCAATCCTCTTCATGCTGACGTTCTCCCCTATCCCGGCGACGCCCCAAGATGAACAATGA
- the mutY gene encoding A/G-specific adenine glycosylase: MATDCISPILDSKCKQAFRRRLLAWYAKHERDLPWRKSQDPYRVWISEVMLQQTQVETVKPYFLRFLKAFPTVKNLAAAEESQVLRLWEGLGYYRRARGLHAAAKKIVAEHGGQFPRDVATLQTLPGIGRYTAGAIASIAFNQRAPILEANTIRLLARLLAYPDDPTKSVGQRLLWAMAEEILPRRDVARFNQALMELGSLVCTPTQPKCDACPVARNCAAFQEGLQNEIPRASVKMKFTDVREAVVVVRKNGKVIMRQCGPDERWAGLWDFPRFGIESEGPLFVEEELVAKVRDQTGITAKPGSLLTTIKHGVTRYRITLDCYTAQYKSGRLKGAMRWIRPAELAELPLSTTGRKLANRIIQSASGN; encoded by the coding sequence ATGGCAACGGACTGCATCTCACCGATACTCGACTCGAAATGCAAACAGGCATTTCGCCGTCGGCTGCTGGCGTGGTATGCCAAGCATGAGCGTGATCTCCCCTGGCGCAAGTCTCAAGATCCCTATCGAGTTTGGATCAGTGAGGTGATGCTTCAGCAGACGCAGGTGGAGACCGTCAAACCCTATTTTCTGCGTTTTCTCAAAGCCTTTCCAACAGTCAAAAACCTTGCGGCGGCGGAGGAATCGCAGGTGCTGCGGTTGTGGGAAGGGCTGGGTTATTATCGACGTGCTCGGGGGCTGCATGCGGCCGCAAAGAAAATCGTTGCCGAACACGGAGGACAGTTTCCTCGAGACGTCGCCACCTTGCAGACTTTGCCGGGGATTGGGCGGTACACGGCGGGGGCCATTGCTTCGATTGCCTTCAACCAACGGGCACCGATTCTCGAAGCGAACACGATTCGGTTGCTTGCGAGACTCTTGGCTTATCCGGACGACCCCACGAAGTCGGTGGGGCAACGCTTGCTCTGGGCCATGGCCGAGGAAATCCTGCCGCGTCGCGATGTTGCTCGTTTTAATCAGGCGCTGATGGAACTGGGCTCATTGGTTTGCACGCCGACCCAGCCAAAGTGCGATGCGTGTCCCGTTGCGCGGAATTGCGCAGCATTCCAAGAGGGTTTGCAAAACGAGATACCTCGCGCCTCAGTCAAAATGAAATTTACCGATGTTCGAGAGGCAGTGGTGGTTGTTCGCAAGAATGGCAAGGTAATTATGCGACAATGCGGACCAGACGAGCGCTGGGCGGGACTATGGGATTTTCCTCGGTTTGGGATCGAGAGCGAGGGGCCACTGTTCGTTGAAGAGGAATTGGTAGCAAAGGTCCGCGACCAGACCGGGATCACTGCCAAACCGGGAAGCCTTTTGACAACGATCAAGCACGGAGTGACACGCTACCGTATCACGCTCGACTGCTACACCGCTCAATACAAGTCAGGTCGCCTGAAAGGGGCGATGCGGTGGATTCGCCCTGCGGAACTTGCTGAATTGCCACTCAGCACCACGGGGCGAAAGTTGGCGAATCGGATCATCCAGAGCGCATCCGGAAATTGA
- a CDS encoding trypsin-like peptidase domain-containing protein, which yields MVTMRICFSFAGSFVLGTLLSLGVCQAETHLLDFSSATCGPCQQMRPTIERLSAAGYPVRHVDIGREPEMANKYGVDVVPTFVVVTDDREVARMTGPGSYEQLVEMLATAKQSEAAPSGIVPASAQVSAAPQSSPGNLPTSQNAAPRGSSANAAQLLEASVKLSVEDADGKSAGTGTIVDAQGGAALVLTCGHIFRDSEGKGPINVTLFSATSAGAQVRESVPGQLMDYDLERDLALVIIRPTTPVQAQRIAPTNTALAPGMPVNTVGCNQGANPTVVSSQITAVDRYQGAPNVEVAGAPIEGRSGGGLFNSAGQLIGVCFAADPKGKEGLYASLPSIHAKLDSMNLAMVYETPPVTPTASGPQASLASAAIPEPLSVRGQDAAEQVSAEDVAAAFPGFESRVAPATSTLNPSEQAALAEIKRRGCDSEVICIIRPKDPTGKSEVITLGNVSPQFVESLAREQAAESRPSPATAAAGQLLR from the coding sequence ATGGTCACGATGAGAATTTGCTTTTCCTTTGCCGGCAGTTTCGTGCTAGGCACTCTTCTCTCACTTGGTGTATGTCAAGCTGAGACACACCTGCTGGATTTTAGTTCAGCAACTTGCGGGCCCTGTCAACAAATGCGCCCGACCATTGAGCGACTCTCTGCCGCTGGCTATCCAGTGCGCCACGTCGACATCGGCCGCGAGCCGGAGATGGCTAACAAATATGGCGTCGATGTCGTGCCGACTTTCGTTGTCGTCACCGACGACCGCGAAGTGGCCCGCATGACAGGACCGGGCTCTTACGAACAATTGGTAGAAATGCTCGCGACGGCCAAGCAAAGTGAGGCCGCACCGTCCGGCATCGTGCCAGCATCTGCACAGGTTTCTGCGGCACCACAATCGTCGCCAGGTAACCTTCCAACTAGTCAGAATGCTGCGCCACGTGGTTCTTCGGCCAATGCCGCACAGCTATTGGAAGCATCCGTGAAACTCTCCGTCGAAGATGCCGATGGCAAGTCGGCAGGAACGGGCACAATTGTCGATGCCCAAGGAGGCGCAGCTTTGGTGCTAACTTGCGGACATATCTTCCGCGATTCCGAAGGCAAAGGCCCGATCAATGTCACACTCTTTTCTGCAACATCCGCAGGGGCACAAGTGCGAGAATCGGTACCTGGCCAATTGATGGACTACGACCTGGAGCGCGATCTGGCCTTGGTGATCATTCGGCCGACGACCCCGGTCCAAGCACAACGGATTGCACCGACCAATACGGCGTTAGCACCAGGAATGCCCGTGAACACGGTGGGTTGCAACCAAGGGGCGAACCCCACGGTCGTCTCCTCTCAGATCACAGCAGTGGACCGCTATCAGGGAGCTCCCAATGTAGAAGTAGCAGGAGCACCGATTGAGGGTCGCAGCGGCGGAGGATTATTCAATTCTGCTGGACAGCTCATCGGTGTCTGCTTTGCCGCTGATCCAAAAGGCAAGGAGGGCCTCTACGCCTCGCTTCCTTCGATCCACGCAAAGCTCGATAGCATGAATTTGGCCATGGTCTACGAAACACCACCAGTCACACCTACTGCCAGCGGACCACAGGCCTCGCTAGCCAGTGCAGCAATCCCTGAGCCACTCTCGGTGCGTGGTCAGGATGCGGCCGAGCAAGTATCTGCGGAGGATGTGGCCGCAGCGTTTCCCGGCTTTGAGAGCCGCGTCGCGCCAGCGACCTCGACTCTCAATCCGTCGGAGCAGGCAGCTCTCGCAGAAATCAAGCGGCGAGGTTGTGATTCCGAAGTGATCTGCATCATTCGTCCCAAGGACCCCACTGGCAAAAGCGAGGTCATCACGCTCGGCAATGTATCGCCGCAGTTTGTAGAGTCACTCGCCAGAGAACAAGCCGCCGAATCGAGGCCATCACCAGCTACGGCTGCGGCGGGGCAATTGCTACGCTAA
- the metG gene encoding methionine--tRNA ligase, with product MSKRRLLVTSALPYVNGHIHLGYMLEAVQTDIWVRFQKLRGNECLYVCADDTHGTATMIRAREEGRSEAELIADMQAAHVADLKDFGISFDNFGSTNDPENERYCQSMWQSIRDAGLVKEKDVEQLFDPVAGTFLADRFVRGTCPKCGATDQPGDNCSKCGTTYSPADLINPQSTLSGATPETRSAKHLFIELEQLHDFLETWSQSGKHLQPEIANYLQGHFLGEPLRDWDISRPAPYFGFEIPDYPGNYWYVWFDAPIGYMASTQQWCDQNGGNFDDWWKSPDTEIHHFIGKDITYFHTLFWPGMLKTAGYNLPTKVHIHGFLTVDGEKMSKSKGTFVNARTYLNHLDPSYLRYFYAAKLNDHVDDLDLALDEFIAKVNTDLVGKVVNLASRTAKFVEKTGLSKEYPGDGGLFAFAANLGEEIAEAYENCDYSRAMRLVMSLADRANPFVEENKPWELRKDPESAARLQDVCTIALNLFRQIAIYLAPVLPRLAEQTGELLNNEITSWDQAQTPLVGTPVAKFQHMLKRIEEKDVQAMIEESKIAADEVAAAAGDTSTENGDRWNDSAEPLTAEPLAPECSFDEFTKVDLRVARVVEAEAVPEARKLLKLKLSLGGGEYRQVFAGIKSAYEPEKLVGRLVVMVANLAPRQMSFGLSEGMVIASGPGGSDVFVLSPDEGAVPGQRVH from the coding sequence ATGTCCAAACGCCGACTTTTAGTTACCTCTGCTCTGCCGTACGTGAATGGCCACATTCACCTGGGTTACATGCTCGAAGCGGTGCAGACAGACATCTGGGTTCGTTTTCAGAAACTCCGCGGCAATGAGTGCCTCTACGTTTGTGCCGACGACACCCACGGCACGGCTACGATGATCCGCGCTCGGGAGGAAGGCCGCAGCGAAGCGGAACTCATCGCCGATATGCAGGCAGCCCACGTAGCTGATCTGAAAGATTTCGGCATTTCCTTCGACAATTTCGGTAGCACCAACGACCCCGAGAATGAGCGTTACTGCCAGTCGATGTGGCAATCGATTCGCGATGCCGGACTAGTCAAGGAAAAAGATGTCGAGCAATTGTTTGATCCCGTGGCAGGGACCTTTCTGGCCGACCGGTTTGTCCGGGGAACTTGTCCCAAATGCGGCGCGACTGATCAGCCAGGGGACAACTGCTCCAAGTGCGGCACGACCTACAGTCCTGCGGATTTGATCAATCCCCAAAGCACGCTCAGCGGTGCGACTCCTGAAACCCGCTCGGCCAAACATTTGTTCATTGAGCTAGAGCAATTGCACGACTTCCTGGAGACGTGGTCCCAGAGTGGCAAGCATCTTCAGCCGGAAATCGCCAACTACTTGCAGGGTCATTTTCTGGGTGAACCTCTGCGAGATTGGGATATTTCACGCCCTGCTCCCTACTTCGGTTTTGAGATCCCCGACTATCCAGGCAACTATTGGTATGTGTGGTTCGACGCCCCCATTGGCTACATGGCTTCCACGCAGCAATGGTGCGACCAGAACGGCGGTAACTTCGACGACTGGTGGAAGTCACCTGACACCGAGATCCACCACTTCATCGGCAAGGACATCACTTACTTTCACACCTTGTTCTGGCCCGGGATGCTTAAGACGGCAGGCTACAACCTGCCGACCAAGGTGCATATCCATGGATTTCTCACTGTCGATGGCGAGAAGATGTCCAAGAGTAAGGGGACGTTCGTCAACGCCCGGACTTACCTCAATCACCTGGACCCGAGTTATCTGCGGTACTTCTATGCGGCGAAACTCAACGACCACGTTGATGATCTCGATCTGGCACTTGACGAGTTCATTGCCAAAGTAAATACCGACCTAGTAGGAAAAGTGGTGAACCTTGCCAGCCGCACCGCCAAATTTGTCGAAAAGACGGGTCTTTCGAAGGAGTATCCAGGTGACGGTGGACTCTTTGCCTTTGCAGCAAATCTTGGCGAAGAAATTGCCGAGGCCTACGAGAATTGCGATTACAGCCGTGCAATGCGGTTGGTGATGAGTTTAGCCGACCGAGCCAACCCATTCGTCGAAGAAAACAAGCCGTGGGAGCTTCGCAAAGACCCCGAGTCAGCTGCACGCCTTCAAGATGTCTGCACGATCGCCCTGAATCTGTTTCGTCAAATCGCAATCTACCTCGCCCCCGTGTTGCCACGCTTAGCCGAGCAAACGGGCGAACTGCTTAACAATGAAATTACTTCGTGGGACCAGGCGCAAACCCCATTGGTAGGTACTCCAGTTGCCAAGTTCCAACACATGCTCAAACGAATTGAAGAAAAGGATGTACAAGCCATGATCGAAGAATCCAAAATTGCCGCCGACGAGGTCGCTGCTGCGGCCGGCGACACGAGTACGGAAAATGGGGATCGCTGGAACGACTCCGCCGAACCCCTCACTGCTGAACCCCTCGCACCAGAATGCTCTTTTGATGAATTCACCAAAGTCGACCTCCGCGTGGCTCGCGTCGTCGAAGCCGAGGCCGTTCCCGAGGCTCGTAAGCTCTTAAAGCTCAAGCTTAGCCTCGGCGGCGGCGAGTATCGCCAGGTCTTTGCTGGCATTAAATCTGCCTACGAACCAGAAAAATTGGTTGGGCGCCTGGTCGTGATGGTCGCCAATCTGGCACCGCGCCAAATGTCCTTTGGGTTGAGCGAAGGCATGGTTATCGCCAGCGGTCCAGGCGGGTCAGACGTGTTTGTACTTTCGCCAGACGAGGGCGCAGTGCCGGGGCAGCGGGTGCATTAG
- a CDS encoding carboxypeptidase-like regulatory domain-containing protein: MNRAHGAGEVRSMEIIVLDKVGKSLPDAKVLVAMTGAEVPLKLDSQGKGILELPEGADISLHLTVHAAHSVPVEVHWYGEQLPTDLTIRMQKGLPIGGLVHTERGEPIAGVGVAALQVSSRVGKAGEVVPAISGQIATTDEDGKWQADIATQEPFDLRLQLTHPDFFSDPGFGKRRVASTELSSLDHVEVLEDLLPPQGIVTDAHGKAVSQAQLYLVFGDEKFVIENGRAVQDSDHVSVTTDEKGRYEFPIQKQEFSVVCLADEGWATATPIRFAKNEPVDIRLKEWAKLEGSISQGNQPLSDEKVLLQMFPDSNSSYQFVDWNYSTRTDHEGRYAWDRVIAAPAILGRTIAWCSGQETPMSELSVEEQVTLAAGQTTRLQIDRRGSKISGQLSAVGSDGDKFTISCGMVTLEKESSLGNLLKNVLGGWGQSLDLGTSAQLTGTQLPPLSYVEALDEKGHFQLSNIPPGSYRLLATIKSVPIDGNETQWLYGAKVEAITVPADKPVDLGAIEIVVSEVEEE, encoded by the coding sequence ATGAATCGAGCTCATGGCGCAGGCGAAGTCCGGTCAATGGAGATCATCGTTCTCGATAAAGTTGGCAAGTCATTGCCAGATGCCAAGGTTCTGGTAGCCATGACGGGCGCAGAAGTTCCCTTGAAACTCGACTCTCAGGGGAAAGGCATATTGGAGCTTCCGGAAGGAGCAGATATATCCCTGCACCTAACAGTCCATGCTGCACATTCTGTCCCGGTAGAAGTTCATTGGTATGGCGAGCAGCTGCCTACTGATCTTACCATTCGCATGCAAAAGGGCTTGCCTATTGGGGGGTTGGTACATACCGAGCGAGGTGAGCCCATTGCAGGAGTTGGAGTGGCTGCACTGCAAGTATCGAGTCGAGTTGGCAAAGCGGGTGAAGTCGTCCCGGCAATCAGTGGTCAGATCGCGACAACGGATGAAGACGGGAAATGGCAGGCAGATATTGCTACGCAAGAGCCATTCGATCTACGCCTTCAACTCACGCATCCCGATTTCTTTAGCGACCCTGGCTTTGGAAAACGGCGGGTTGCCAGCACGGAGTTGAGCAGCCTGGACCATGTGGAAGTCCTTGAAGACCTGCTGCCACCCCAGGGGATCGTCACCGATGCCCACGGCAAAGCGGTTAGTCAGGCACAGTTATATCTCGTGTTTGGTGACGAGAAGTTCGTGATAGAGAATGGTCGAGCCGTACAAGATTCCGACCATGTTTCGGTAACAACCGACGAGAAAGGTCGCTACGAATTTCCCATTCAGAAGCAAGAGTTTTCCGTGGTTTGCCTGGCTGATGAAGGCTGGGCGACGGCAACACCGATACGCTTTGCTAAGAATGAGCCCGTCGACATTCGACTGAAGGAATGGGCGAAACTCGAAGGCAGCATTTCCCAAGGCAACCAGCCCCTTTCTGACGAAAAGGTATTGCTGCAAATGTTCCCCGACAGCAACAGCAGTTACCAATTTGTCGACTGGAACTACTCGACCAGGACCGACCACGAGGGGCGCTATGCTTGGGACCGGGTGATTGCCGCTCCGGCAATACTCGGTCGTACCATTGCGTGGTGCTCTGGCCAAGAAACTCCCATGAGTGAACTATCAGTCGAAGAGCAGGTAACTCTCGCTGCTGGCCAAACTACGCGTTTACAGATTGATCGCCGGGGATCGAAGATCTCAGGCCAGCTTTCCGCAGTAGGAAGCGACGGTGACAAATTTACGATTTCATGCGGCATGGTAACGCTAGAGAAGGAATCTTCGCTTGGCAACCTTCTCAAGAATGTCTTAGGAGGTTGGGGGCAGTCGTTGGATTTAGGAACTTCTGCCCAATTGACAGGAACCCAGCTCCCCCCGCTGAGCTACGTGGAGGCTCTCGACGAGAAGGGGCACTTTCAGCTGAGCAACATTCCGCCGGGAAGCTACCGATTGCTGGCCACAATCAAGTCGGTACCGATCGATGGCAATGAGACCCAATGGCTTTACGGAGCGAAAGTGGAAGCCATCACCGTGCCTGCGGACAAACCGGTAGACTTAGGAGCGATCGAGATTGTCGTTTCGGAAGTCGAAGAGGAATAA
- a CDS encoding MBL fold metallo-hydrolase, whose protein sequence is MIENAPVQTLVHDGLTIEGYSRAAVQTYWRVPELKIGFDLGAQPWSFMGTETWFVSHGHLDHIAALPVYVARRRMMKMEPPRIYMPPETIDPMQRIMRQYTRLDRGRMPCELLPAQPGDEIELSRELVVTVSATKHTVPSLGYLVWDRRHKLKAEYQGMAGEQIRDIRLSGQEVTEEQRRPLVGYLGDTTPQGLDNCPAMYDAKILICEMTFVSPEHRKERIHKFGHMHLDDFVERRERFQNELIIASHLSTRYHSNAVHRHVERALPDMLDGRLKLWL, encoded by the coding sequence ATGATCGAAAACGCCCCCGTACAAACACTTGTCCACGACGGACTCACGATCGAGGGCTATTCTCGTGCCGCCGTGCAGACCTATTGGCGAGTTCCGGAACTGAAGATCGGCTTCGACCTGGGTGCCCAGCCGTGGTCGTTTATGGGGACTGAGACTTGGTTTGTATCGCATGGGCATCTGGACCACATCGCGGCGTTGCCAGTGTATGTGGCTCGGCGACGCATGATGAAGATGGAGCCGCCACGCATTTACATGCCGCCCGAAACCATTGATCCGATGCAACGGATCATGCGGCAGTACACTCGGCTTGATCGGGGGCGGATGCCTTGCGAATTGCTTCCTGCTCAGCCCGGAGATGAAATCGAGCTCAGTCGCGAGTTGGTTGTGACCGTCTCGGCCACAAAGCACACGGTCCCTTCGCTAGGCTATCTCGTGTGGGACCGGCGGCACAAACTCAAAGCTGAATACCAGGGAATGGCCGGTGAACAAATCCGCGATATTCGACTTAGCGGTCAAGAAGTCACCGAAGAACAGCGTCGGCCGCTGGTTGGATATCTGGGTGACACGACCCCACAAGGCCTCGACAATTGCCCGGCGATGTACGACGCCAAAATCCTGATCTGCGAGATGACCTTCGTTTCGCCTGAGCATCGCAAAGAACGGATTCACAAGTTCGGCCACATGCATTTGGACGATTTTGTCGAGCGGCGAGAGCGTTTCCAGAACGAACTGATTATTGCTTCCCACTTGAGTACACGATATCACAGCAACGCAGTTCATCGTCACGTGGAACGTGCCCTGCCCGACATGCTCGATGGTCGGTTGAAGCTGTGGCTGTGA
- a CDS encoding segregation and condensation protein A, with the protein MRFRVQLDLFAGPMDLLWYLVRKQELDIMDIPIARVTEQYLEMITVLEQIDVNAVGDFLELATRLMEIKSRMILPRHEEEEKEESEVEDPRQDIVQRLLEYKKYKDAASMLAERGQLWQRRFARRANDLSTGGVDPAEQPIHEVEMWDLVSAFARVVRDNAVTKPSAIRYDDTPIEVYMDRIRERLTIEPNIAFTSLFHADMIRSQLIGIFLAVLELIRHHNIQVAQQDLFSEIWISAKAGDTEVTQAAA; encoded by the coding sequence ATGCGATTTCGCGTTCAGCTCGACTTGTTTGCTGGTCCGATGGACCTCTTGTGGTATCTCGTGCGCAAGCAAGAACTGGACATCATGGACATTCCAATTGCCCGGGTCACCGAGCAGTATCTGGAAATGATAACCGTGCTGGAGCAGATCGACGTCAATGCGGTTGGCGATTTCCTGGAGTTGGCGACCCGGCTCATGGAAATCAAATCGCGGATGATCTTGCCCCGGCACGAGGAGGAAGAAAAGGAGGAAAGCGAAGTCGAAGATCCCCGGCAAGACATCGTGCAACGTCTGCTGGAGTACAAGAAGTACAAGGATGCCGCCAGTATGCTGGCCGAGCGCGGCCAACTCTGGCAGCGGCGGTTTGCCCGACGCGCGAACGACTTGTCCACAGGTGGAGTCGATCCAGCAGAGCAGCCAATTCACGAAGTCGAGATGTGGGACCTCGTCAGTGCTTTCGCCCGAGTGGTACGAGACAACGCGGTCACAAAGCCTTCAGCGATTCGGTATGACGACACCCCGATCGAAGTCTACATGGACCGCATTCGAGAACGATTGACGATCGAGCCGAACATCGCCTTCACAAGTCTCTTCCACGCCGACATGATCCGCTCGCAATTGATCGGCATCTTTCTGGCTGTGTTGGAGCTTATTCGTCATCACAACATCCAGGTCGCACAACAAGATCTGTTCAGCGAAATCTGGATATCTGCTAAAGCGGGCGATACGGAAGTGACTCAGGCGGCAGCGTAG
- a CDS encoding HIT family protein yields the protein MDEQRIWAPWRIGYVAGSDATQEPQLAPQQWQPSSEETCFLCRAAATYADQVAADRKNLVVTRGTGILTMLNRYPYTNGHLLVAPLRHVGQLHSLTSEEHLAAMDALSTFTKILSTQLSAEGFNVGLNLGRVAGAGVPGHLHWHLVPRWSGDNNFMSTVAGTRVIPQSLEAVWEVLSGASEANDES from the coding sequence ATGGACGAGCAGCGAATCTGGGCACCTTGGAGAATAGGCTATGTGGCCGGCAGCGATGCTACCCAAGAGCCGCAGCTGGCTCCTCAACAGTGGCAGCCAAGTTCGGAGGAGACTTGCTTTCTCTGTCGGGCGGCGGCAACGTACGCCGACCAAGTAGCGGCTGATCGGAAGAATCTGGTCGTTACGCGAGGTACGGGTATTCTGACGATGCTGAATCGCTACCCGTACACCAATGGCCACTTGCTGGTTGCTCCCTTGCGGCATGTAGGTCAGTTGCACTCCCTCACGTCCGAAGAACATCTGGCTGCAATGGATGCCCTCTCTACGTTCACCAAGATACTTAGCACACAACTCTCTGCTGAAGGATTCAATGTGGGGCTCAATCTGGGCCGGGTGGCGGGGGCGGGGGTTCCTGGCCATTTGCATTGGCATCTCGTACCTCGCTGGTCGGGCGACAACAATTTCATGTCCACAGTAGCAGGCACGCGTGTGATACCGCAGTCCCTCGAAGCGGTATGGGAAGTCTTGAGCGGGGCAAGTGAGGCCAACGATGAATCGTGA
- the dgt gene encoding dGTP triphosphohydrolase — MNREAALLAPYAMHSENSAGRAHPEQAHPYRSPFQRDRDRIVHSSAFRRLAHKTQVFTGELGDYHRSRLTHTLEVASIARTIGRVLRLNEDLIEALALMHDIGHPPFGHAGEKILDECCHDCGGFNHNQHAVRIVTLLENRYPEFAGLNLTEEVLSGQQVRAEKHAVQGADAPRSPGPLLEVQVVDAADSIAYDTHDADDALELGLLDFEDLLSVPLWQEAAEGVRVRYSNLEPEAFRRTVIHHLIETLVSDLVETTRVRLSQVTSLKDAVNYGPCLVAPSAEVAAKKSELESFLFEHVYRHPNVLAERAVAAESVRALFNRYSHDPDSLPDRFKARVSSDGASRSTCDYLASMTDRFALSSFREMQ; from the coding sequence ATGAATCGTGAAGCTGCTCTGTTGGCACCCTACGCAATGCACAGCGAAAACTCCGCAGGGCGGGCGCACCCGGAGCAGGCGCACCCGTATCGCAGTCCCTTCCAGCGGGACCGAGATCGCATCGTGCATTCGAGCGCATTCCGTCGGTTAGCCCATAAGACACAAGTCTTCACCGGCGAATTGGGCGACTACCACCGCTCGCGACTTACCCACACGCTGGAAGTCGCGTCGATTGCACGCACCATCGGTCGCGTGTTGCGGCTCAACGAAGACTTGATCGAGGCACTTGCTTTGATGCACGACATCGGTCATCCCCCTTTCGGCCATGCAGGTGAAAAGATCCTTGACGAGTGTTGTCACGACTGTGGTGGTTTTAACCACAATCAACATGCGGTGCGGATCGTCACGCTGCTGGAGAATCGCTATCCCGAGTTTGCAGGACTGAATCTCACCGAGGAAGTACTTTCTGGTCAGCAAGTTCGCGCTGAGAAGCATGCCGTACAGGGGGCTGACGCCCCCCGCTCGCCTGGACCGTTGTTGGAAGTGCAGGTCGTCGATGCCGCCGATAGTATTGCTTACGACACGCACGATGCAGATGACGCCCTAGAGTTGGGGCTCTTGGATTTCGAGGATCTGCTCTCAGTTCCTTTGTGGCAAGAGGCTGCTGAGGGAGTTCGCGTTCGCTATTCAAACCTAGAGCCTGAGGCCTTCCGCCGCACGGTCATTCACCATCTGATCGAGACGCTGGTGAGCGATCTGGTCGAAACAACTCGTGTGCGACTTTCCCAGGTCACGTCCCTGAAAGATGCCGTGAACTATGGACCGTGTCTGGTTGCTCCTTCGGCAGAAGTTGCCGCCAAGAAAAGCGAACTCGAGTCCTTTCTGTTTGAGCACGTATATCGTCATCCCAATGTCCTGGCCGAACGGGCAGTCGCCGCCGAGTCGGTCCGCGCTTTGTTCAACCGCTATAGTCACGACCCAGATTCACTCCCAGACCGATTCAAGGCAAGGGTCTCCTCAGATGGAGCCAGTCGCTCCACTTGCGACTATCTGGCCAGCATGACCGACCGGTTTGCACTAAGCAGTTTTCGAGAGATGCAATAG